One segment of Anatilimnocola aggregata DNA contains the following:
- a CDS encoding Ppx/GppA phosphatase family protein, with protein MTSPISETPVPAPAARGVKPVAVIDIGTAAIRMAIAEITAAGEVRNLESLSQAVSLGRDTFTRGAIAKSTIEDCVRVLRSYRRILREYQIESAEQIRCVATSAVREASNRLAFLDRVYIATGLQIDSLDESEVNRVAYLGIQPLIARDEQLSKSQVVVVEIGGGSTELLLLKGSDVVYAHTYRLGSLRLRETLEAFRAPTQKLRNIMENHIQRTVEEITETVAIEGAVKLVAMGGDVRFAARTLQPGWDGKHLARLKLSALEDLTNKLLGQSEDSLVRKYHLTYPEAETIGPALLAYVMLARQLQLKELLITNLTLRDGLLLEMAAGAGWSKEFSKQIVRSAMDLGQRYDYDDVHAGHVAALCSTLFHELREEHQLSPRAEVILCVAALLHEIGLFISNRSYHKHSMYLIRNSELFGLGRKEQLLASLVARYHRRASPQPTHEGYATLDRDERVVVAKLSAILRVAIALDESRSQRIHQITCSREDGRLVISIPLVEDLSLEQLALKQNGSLFEEVFGLPVLLRMARK; from the coding sequence ATGACTTCCCCCATTTCCGAAACTCCTGTACCGGCTCCTGCTGCCCGCGGCGTGAAGCCAGTCGCGGTGATCGATATTGGTACGGCCGCGATTCGCATGGCGATTGCCGAAATTACGGCCGCCGGCGAAGTCCGAAATCTCGAATCTTTGTCGCAAGCTGTTAGCTTGGGGCGCGATACGTTTACGCGTGGGGCAATCGCCAAAAGTACCATTGAAGATTGCGTACGCGTGCTGCGCAGTTATCGTCGCATTCTGCGCGAATATCAGATCGAGTCGGCCGAGCAGATTCGCTGCGTGGCGACCAGTGCCGTGCGCGAAGCAAGCAATCGCCTGGCCTTCCTCGATCGCGTTTATATCGCGACCGGCTTGCAGATCGATTCGCTCGACGAATCGGAAGTGAATCGAGTCGCTTATCTGGGTATTCAGCCGCTCATCGCCCGCGATGAACAACTGAGCAAGTCGCAAGTGGTGGTGGTCGAAATCGGCGGCGGCAGTACTGAACTGTTGCTACTCAAAGGTAGCGACGTGGTATATGCCCACACCTATCGCCTGGGTTCGCTGCGTCTACGCGAAACACTCGAAGCTTTCCGCGCGCCGACTCAAAAGCTGCGCAACATCATGGAGAATCATATTCAGCGGACGGTGGAAGAAATTACTGAGACTGTAGCCATCGAAGGGGCTGTGAAATTGGTCGCCATGGGGGGCGATGTCCGCTTTGCGGCCCGCACGCTTCAGCCAGGCTGGGATGGAAAGCATCTCGCACGGCTCAAGTTATCGGCACTTGAAGATCTGACAAACAAGCTGCTCGGGCAGTCAGAAGATAGCCTGGTCCGCAAGTATCACCTGACCTATCCCGAAGCTGAAACCATCGGCCCTGCGCTGCTCGCCTATGTGATGCTCGCCCGGCAATTGCAGTTAAAGGAGTTGCTGATCACAAACCTCACACTCCGCGACGGCTTGCTGCTTGAAATGGCCGCCGGTGCGGGCTGGTCGAAAGAATTCAGCAAACAGATCGTGCGCTCGGCCATGGATTTGGGCCAACGATACGATTACGACGATGTTCACGCTGGGCATGTGGCCGCGCTCTGTTCCACGCTGTTTCACGAATTGCGCGAGGAGCATCAACTTTCGCCGCGGGCCGAGGTGATCTTGTGCGTGGCCGCGCTGTTGCATGAGATCGGGCTGTTTATCAGCAATCGTAGCTATCACAAGCATTCGATGTATCTGATTCGCAACAGCGAACTCTTCGGTCTCGGTCGCAAAGAGCAACTCCTGGCATCCCTGGTCGCGCGTTATCACCGGCGTGCTTCTCCCCAGCCCACGCACGAAGGATATGCCACGCTCGATCGCGACGAACGCGTGGTTGTGGCCAAACTGTCCGCGATTCTGCGAGTCGCCATCGCGCTCGACGAGTCGCGCAGTCAGCGGATCCACCAAATTACCTGCTCGCGCGAAGATGGCCGGCTGGTCATTTCGATTCCGCTTGTCGAAGACTTATCTCTGGAACAACTCGCGCTGAAGCAGAACGGTTCGCTGTTTGAAGAAGTGTTTGGCCTCCCCGTACTGCTGCGGATGGCTCGCAAGTAA
- the ppk1 gene encoding polyphosphate kinase 1, with product MTESNSKFFNRELSWLEFNQRVLDEATDDTTPLLERLRFLAITASNLDEFFMVRVGGLNLLIEQGITSPDPSGLTPQQQMKAITVRAHQFAQDQQGIFKDVEAKLQEAGIRRLRGSELTERRLKSVEQVFESEIFSVLTPMAVSPGIEFPLILNVHLHLCVQLKADPATPQQPRFALIPLGRTLSRFLTAGAERGYSYVLLEDAVAKFLDRFFPGETIEAHAAFRITRNADFSLRDDLAPDVMLGMQGILTARKHGQCVRLEVAADVRPEMLAFLQQSLEVTDDGVFRVEGPLELSGFMSLADLPGFDALRNEAWPPQPSLDIEPGAKLFDIIARRDVLLYHPYQSFEPVVRLVQEAAVDPDVLAIKQILYRTSRNSPIVAALAEAARRGKYVTAIVELKARFDEARNIEWARNLEEAGVQVIYGVKGLKTHAKLCIIVRREPHGVQRYVHIGTGNYNEMTARLYSDASLLTNNEELGADAVSFFNAITGYSQPQRYRKIEAAPTGLRTRLLELIEGETRRKKEGQKSLIDAKINSLVDPELISALYAASQAGVKIRLNIRGVCCLKPGVEGLSENISVISIVDRYLEHARILRFHHGGDDLVFISSADWMPRNLDRRIELLAPIEDAQCKQRLISILDTYFDDTVKSRQLKADGSYVRPKKAKTKRRRSQELLYEDARQRVKEAEQSQRTTFEPHRSATAAG from the coding sequence ATGACCGAATCGAACTCAAAATTCTTCAATCGTGAACTGAGCTGGCTGGAGTTCAACCAGCGCGTGCTCGACGAGGCTACGGATGACACCACGCCGCTCCTGGAACGGTTGCGGTTTCTGGCGATCACGGCGTCGAATCTCGACGAATTCTTTATGGTCCGCGTTGGCGGCCTCAATTTGCTGATCGAACAAGGAATCACTTCGCCCGATCCGTCGGGGCTGACGCCGCAACAACAGATGAAAGCAATCACGGTTCGAGCACATCAGTTCGCGCAGGACCAGCAAGGAATTTTTAAGGACGTAGAAGCGAAACTGCAGGAGGCAGGCATTCGCCGACTGCGCGGCAGCGAACTCACCGAGCGCCGCCTGAAATCGGTCGAGCAAGTTTTTGAAAGCGAGATCTTTTCGGTTCTCACCCCGATGGCCGTTTCGCCGGGGATTGAGTTCCCGTTAATTCTCAATGTCCATTTGCACCTGTGCGTGCAATTGAAGGCCGATCCCGCGACGCCACAGCAACCGCGATTTGCATTGATACCGCTCGGGCGGACGCTGAGCCGGTTTCTCACGGCGGGTGCCGAGCGCGGCTATTCGTACGTGCTGCTCGAAGATGCCGTCGCTAAATTCCTCGACCGGTTCTTTCCGGGCGAAACGATTGAAGCACATGCTGCGTTTCGCATCACGCGCAATGCCGACTTCAGCTTGCGGGACGACCTGGCCCCCGATGTGATGCTCGGCATGCAGGGGATTCTTACGGCCCGCAAGCATGGTCAATGCGTAAGACTGGAAGTAGCTGCCGACGTTCGTCCCGAGATGTTGGCCTTCTTGCAGCAATCGCTGGAAGTTACCGATGACGGTGTGTTTCGCGTCGAAGGCCCACTGGAACTTTCGGGCTTCATGTCGCTGGCCGACTTGCCCGGCTTCGACGCGCTGCGGAATGAAGCATGGCCGCCGCAACCTTCGCTCGATATCGAACCGGGTGCGAAACTGTTCGACATCATCGCCCGCCGCGATGTGCTGCTGTATCACCCTTATCAATCGTTTGAGCCCGTCGTGCGTTTGGTGCAGGAGGCGGCAGTCGACCCCGATGTGCTAGCGATTAAACAAATTCTGTATCGCACCAGCCGCAACAGCCCGATTGTGGCTGCGTTGGCCGAAGCGGCGCGGCGCGGCAAATATGTCACGGCCATTGTCGAATTGAAGGCTCGGTTCGACGAAGCCCGCAACATCGAATGGGCTCGCAACCTGGAAGAAGCGGGCGTACAGGTGATTTATGGCGTGAAGGGACTGAAGACGCACGCCAAGCTGTGCATCATTGTGCGGCGGGAACCGCACGGCGTGCAGCGGTATGTTCACATTGGGACAGGCAACTACAACGAAATGACGGCCCGCTTGTATAGCGACGCCAGTCTGCTCACCAATAACGAAGAGCTAGGGGCCGACGCGGTCAGTTTTTTCAACGCGATCACCGGTTACTCGCAGCCCCAACGATATCGCAAGATCGAAGCGGCACCGACGGGCCTGCGCACGCGTCTGCTGGAACTAATTGAAGGGGAAACGCGGCGGAAGAAGGAAGGGCAGAAGTCTCTCATTGATGCCAAGATCAATTCGCTGGTGGACCCCGAGTTGATTTCGGCCTTGTATGCCGCCTCGCAGGCGGGTGTCAAGATTCGGCTGAACATTCGCGGCGTTTGTTGCCTCAAGCCGGGGGTGGAAGGACTGAGCGAGAATATCTCGGTAATCAGCATTGTTGATCGCTATCTGGAACATGCCCGCATCTTGCGTTTTCATCATGGCGGCGACGACCTGGTGTTTATCTCGAGCGCCGACTGGATGCCGCGCAATTTGGATCGGCGCATCGAGTTGCTCGCGCCCATCGAAGATGCGCAGTGCAAACAACGGCTAATTTCGATTCTGGATACGTACTTCGACGACACCGTGAAATCCCGCCAGTTGAAGGCGGACGGTTCTTACGTCCGGCCGAAAAAGGCGAAGACCAAGCGCCGTCGCAGCCAGGAATTGCTGTATGAAGATGCGCGGCAGCGCGTGAAGGAAGCAGAGCAATCGCAGCGAACCACGTTCGAACCTCATCGCTCAGCGACCGCAGCGGGCTGA
- a CDS encoding SixA phosphatase family protein, with translation MKTLLLLRHAKSSWKDSDLDDHDRPLNKRGKRDAPRMGKLLLDENLLPNLIVCSSAKRTRRTAELVAEASGYREETRITGDLYEAWADRLLAIINALPAEAARVLLVGHNPGLEELLESVTGNYRPLSTASLAWLEYPVEHWREITRETRAELKQLWQPRELE, from the coding sequence ATGAAAACCTTGTTGCTACTTCGACACGCAAAATCGAGCTGGAAAGACTCGGACTTGGACGATCACGATCGGCCGCTAAACAAACGCGGCAAACGCGATGCGCCACGTATGGGAAAGCTGTTGCTCGATGAAAACCTGCTTCCCAATTTGATTGTCTGTTCGTCGGCCAAGCGGACGCGGCGCACGGCGGAACTGGTGGCCGAGGCGAGTGGCTATCGCGAAGAAACCCGCATCACTGGCGATCTGTACGAGGCCTGGGCCGACCGGTTGCTGGCGATCATCAATGCCTTACCAGCTGAGGCGGCGCGGGTGCTGTTGGTGGGTCACAATCCGGGGCTGGAAGAGTTGCTCGAAAGCGTGACCGGTAACTATCGCCCACTGAGTACCGCGTCGCTCGCCTGGCTGGAGTATCCTGTCGAACATTGGCGGGAAATTACCAGAGAAACAAGGGCAGAATTGAAGCAACTCTGGCAGCCGCGCGAATTAGAATAA
- a CDS encoding CHAD domain-containing protein — protein MPKLDRIPAAARASAPVDRLAREVVKQRVRAVVSYWQKAAQRKSPRVEDIHQLRVWSRRSLAALQLFASVLPPEPMADLAKILNKARKRAGNARDCDVLKRTLDKRARKLLAEFLVVLKQQRQEAADKLRHAYEKKVKSGHLRDCCKAVLKKPSTANNGKVHPQLSFGPWFQSQFDKVTEPFVKQLRVSKPAQRKIHALRIEGKRVRYALEIGLPSLPKTQGKQLYAALEGLQQQLGDVCDDLALAAKYRELAGELKAADRAALRDTSEQHDQQAQAGFAKFARWWQAPTGRKKLLKLLAAVTSPSKNSPTAAKPAQRRKSKLK, from the coding sequence ATGCCGAAGCTGGACCGCATTCCCGCCGCCGCTCGCGCCAGTGCGCCCGTCGATCGTCTTGCGCGCGAAGTGGTCAAACAGCGGGTCCGCGCAGTGGTCAGTTATTGGCAGAAGGCAGCACAGCGGAAGTCGCCGCGAGTTGAGGATATTCATCAACTGCGAGTCTGGTCGCGGCGGTCGTTGGCAGCGCTACAGTTGTTCGCCTCAGTCCTGCCGCCGGAGCCAATGGCCGATCTCGCCAAAATACTGAACAAGGCCCGCAAACGCGCCGGCAACGCCCGTGATTGCGACGTGCTGAAGCGAACGCTCGATAAGCGGGCCCGCAAGCTGTTGGCCGAATTTCTGGTGGTGCTGAAGCAGCAGCGGCAAGAAGCGGCAGACAAGCTGCGGCACGCATATGAGAAAAAAGTGAAGTCGGGCCACTTGCGCGACTGCTGTAAAGCAGTGTTGAAAAAGCCATCGACGGCAAACAACGGCAAAGTTCATCCGCAACTCTCGTTTGGCCCCTGGTTCCAATCGCAGTTCGACAAAGTAACGGAACCATTCGTCAAGCAACTGCGGGTGAGCAAGCCGGCTCAGCGCAAGATTCATGCCCTGCGAATCGAAGGGAAGCGGGTTCGCTACGCGCTGGAGATTGGCCTGCCATCGCTGCCCAAAACCCAGGGGAAGCAGCTGTATGCGGCCCTCGAAGGATTGCAGCAACAACTGGGTGATGTTTGCGACGACCTGGCGCTCGCCGCCAAGTATCGCGAGTTGGCCGGTGAACTGAAGGCCGCTGATCGCGCGGCATTAAGGGACACGAGCGAGCAGCACGACCAGCAGGCTCAGGCAGGCTTTGCGAAGTTCGCCCGCTGGTGGCAGGCCCCGACAGGAAGAAAAAAGCTGCTGAAGTTACTCGCGGCAGTTACTTCCCCAAGCAAAAATTCGCCCACGGCAGCCAAGCCTGCTCAACGGCGAAAAAGCAAACTAAAATAA